ATTATGGCAAACATTATCCTTTTATCTTCCGAACAAGTCACCGCTAACTTTAAAAATTACAAACTCGGACAGATAGACGGCACCAAAGCGCAAACCTTGAGCGCCTTTTACACTGAAATTGAGAAAGCACTCCATTTGCCTGATTTTGAACCGGATATGGACCTGCTGGATAGCCTTCTGAATGATCTGTCGTGGATCAAACAGCCCAACGTGGCCATCTATATATCAAACTTTGATTCTTTTCTGGCCCGTGAAAAAGAAAAAACATTGGCCGAATTGCTCAATCTGCTGGATGTCATTGCCGAAGACTGGAAATGGCTC
Above is a window of Runella slithyformis DSM 19594 DNA encoding:
- a CDS encoding barstar family protein, which codes for MANIILLSSEQVTANFKNYKLGQIDGTKAQTLSAFYTEIEKALHLPDFEPDMDLLDSLLNDLSWIKQPNVAIYISNFDSFLAREKEKTLAELLNLLDVIAEDWKWLDDDDSTPKKNLKLLIQNCPRAVTVLEKEEFAFAVL